In the genome of Mugil cephalus isolate CIBA_MC_2020 chromosome 21, CIBA_Mcephalus_1.1, whole genome shotgun sequence, one region contains:
- the LOC124999560 gene encoding thyroxine 5-deiodinase-like, whose translation MDDSGGVQMARALKHTALCLMLLPRFLLAAVMLWFLDFLCIRKKVLLKMGERQDGQDDPPVCVSDSNKMFTLASLRAVWYGQKLDFLKSAHLGHTAPNTEVVLVQERRRVRILDCMKGKRPLILNFGSCSUPPFMTRLAAFQRVVSQYADIADFLVVYIEEAHPSDGWVSSDAPYQIPKHRCLEDRLRAAQLMLTEVPGGNVVVDNMDNSSNAAYGAYFERLYIVRDERVVYQGGRGPEGYRISELRNWLEQYRNDLVNSQTAVLHV comes from the coding sequence ATGGACGACTCCGGCGGTGTCCAAATGGCGAGGGCGCTGAAACACACAGCCCTGTGCCTGATGCTGCTGCCCCGGTTCCTCCTGGCCGCCGTCATGCTGTGGTTCCTGGATTTCTTGTGCATCAGGAAAAAAGTGCTTCTGAAAATGGGAGAGAGGCAGGACGGCCAGGACGACCCGCCGGTGTGCGTCTCCGACTCTAACAAGATGTTCACACTGGCGTCTCTGAGGGCCGTGTGGTACGGCCAGAAACTGGACTTTCTCAAATCTGCGCACCTTGGGCACACTGCGCCCAACACCGAGGTGGTGCTGGTCCAGGAGCGGAGGCGGGTCCGGATTCTGGACTGTATGAAAGGGAAGAGACCGCTCATTCTTAACTTTGGCAGCTGCTCCTGACCGCCATTCATGACGCGCCTGGCGGCGTTTCAGCGCGTCGTGAGCCAGTACGCAGACATTGCGGACTTTTTAGTTGTATATATCGAGGAGGCGCATCCTTCGGACGGCTGGGTGAGCTCAGACGCGCCGTATCAGATCCCCAAACACCGCTGTCTGGAGGACAGGCTGAGAGCCGCTCAGCTGATGCTCACCGAGGTGCCCGGGGGCAACGTGGTGGTGGATAATATGGACAACTCGTCCAACGCCGCGTACGGAGCCTACTTTGAGCGACTTTACATCGTGAGGGATGAGAGAGTGGTGTACCAGGGGGGCAGAGGTCCAGAGGGATACCGGATCTCAGAGCTTAGGAACTGGCTGGAGCAATACAGGAACGATCTGGTGAATTCCCAAACAGCGGTGCTTCATGTGTAG